The Amycolatopsis mongoliensis genome includes a window with the following:
- a CDS encoding phosphotransferase family protein, translating into MNPPGLDLSRLRAHLDAHRPGLVAGELTADVVEGGRSNLTYVVGDGRSRWVVRRPPLGHVLPTAHDMTREFRVISGLRDTAVPVPDALLLCEDADVIGAQFYVMSFVEGTPYRTADELAELGEARTRAIADALVDTLVDLHAVDPAAVGLGDFGRPEGFLERQLRRWKKQLDASRSRDLPGIEELHDRLAAAVPVSGKPSIIHGDYRLDNVLVDKNDKISAVLDWEMSTLGDPLTDLALLVAYAERDKVSLQFVSNASSAPGYPTTDQVVARYAERSGRDVSQLNWYVSFAFFKLAVILEGIYYRYQKGQTVGAGFEGVGAGVPLLISHGNEILKEEK; encoded by the coding sequence ATGAACCCGCCAGGACTCGACCTGAGCCGCCTGCGCGCCCACCTGGACGCGCACCGGCCCGGCCTGGTCGCCGGGGAGCTGACCGCCGACGTCGTGGAGGGCGGCCGGTCGAACCTCACCTACGTGGTGGGCGACGGCCGGTCGCGCTGGGTGGTGCGCCGCCCGCCGCTCGGGCACGTGCTGCCGACCGCGCACGACATGACCCGCGAGTTCCGGGTGATCTCGGGCCTGCGCGACACGGCCGTGCCGGTGCCCGACGCACTCCTGCTCTGCGAGGACGCCGACGTCATCGGCGCGCAGTTCTACGTCATGAGCTTCGTCGAGGGCACGCCCTACCGGACCGCGGACGAACTCGCGGAACTCGGCGAAGCACGCACCCGGGCCATCGCCGACGCGCTGGTCGACACGCTCGTCGACCTGCACGCCGTCGACCCGGCCGCCGTCGGGCTCGGGGACTTCGGCCGGCCGGAAGGCTTCCTGGAGCGGCAGCTGCGGCGCTGGAAGAAGCAGCTCGACGCGTCCCGCAGCCGCGACCTGCCGGGCATCGAGGAGCTGCACGACCGGCTCGCCGCGGCGGTCCCCGTGTCCGGGAAGCCGTCGATCATCCACGGCGATTACCGCCTGGACAACGTCCTCGTCGACAAGAACGACAAGATCTCGGCGGTGCTCGACTGGGAGATGTCGACGCTGGGCGACCCGCTGACCGACCTCGCGCTGCTGGTGGCCTACGCCGAGCGCGACAAGGTGTCGCTGCAGTTCGTGTCGAACGCCAGCTCGGCGCCGGGCTACCCGACGACCGACCAGGTCGTGGCGCGCTACGCCGAACGCTCGGGACGCGACGTCTCGCAGCTGAACTGGTACGTCAGCTTCGCGTTCTTCAAGCTGGCCGTGATCCTGGAAGGCATCTACTACCGCTACCAAAAGGGCCAGACGGTCGGGGCGGGCTTCGAAGGCGTCGGAGCCGGCGTCCCGCTGCTCATCTCGCACGGCAACGAGATTCTCAAAGAGGAGAAGTAA
- a CDS encoding MaoC family dehydratase, translating to MREFENLDAFAAAVGEHLGYSEWHTITQDRVNKFADATDDHQWIHVDEAMAAAGPFGGTIAHGFLTLSLLSAFGPKIYKVKGIKMGINYGLNKVRFPQPVRVGSKVRAGAELVEITDIPGGKQAVSKWTVEIDGEAKPACVAEWVTRFLA from the coding sequence ATGCGCGAGTTCGAGAACCTGGACGCGTTCGCCGCCGCGGTCGGCGAGCACCTCGGGTACAGCGAGTGGCACACGATCACCCAAGACCGGGTGAACAAGTTCGCCGACGCCACCGACGACCACCAGTGGATCCACGTCGACGAGGCGATGGCGGCCGCCGGCCCGTTCGGCGGCACCATCGCCCACGGCTTCCTGACGCTGTCGCTGCTCTCGGCGTTCGGCCCGAAGATCTACAAGGTCAAGGGCATCAAGATGGGCATCAACTACGGCCTCAACAAGGTCCGCTTCCCGCAGCCGGTCAGGGTCGGCTCGAAGGTACGGGCCGGGGCCGAACTGGTGGAGATCACCGACATCCCCGGCGGTAAGCAGGCGGTGTCGAAGTGGACGGTCGAGATCGACGGCGAAGCGAAGCCCGCTTGCGTCGCCGAATGGGTCACGCGGTTCCTGGCGTGA
- a CDS encoding trypsin-like serine protease — translation MRSTHAAVARAGHAARPGDRVTLDGWGSDQPDGDTSNLPTRLQQLNTRVLPAAGCADAQQSVGEICTDNPHGTDGPGGGDSGGPAVEAVGGVPQLVGTCSRAAAQYPGEAPTVHTSSPDFRSWLYDTARGIPAAA, via the coding sequence CTGCGGTCAACTCACGCAGCCGTAGCCAGGGCCGGACACGCGGCCCGACCGGGTGACCGGGTGACGCTGGACGGCTGGGGCTCCGACCAGCCGGACGGCGACACTTCCAACCTGCCGACCCGGCTTCAGCAGCTCAACACGCGGGTGCTCCCGGCGGCCGGGTGTGCCGACGCGCAGCAGTCCGTCGGGGAGATCTGCACCGACAACCCGCACGGCACGGACGGCCCCGGCGGTGGTGATTCCGGCGGCCCGGCCGTCGAGGCGGTGGGCGGCGTGCCGCAGCTGGTCGGTACGTGCAGCCGGGCAGCGGCGCAGTACCCCGGCGAGGCCCCGACCGTCCACACCAGCTCACCGGACTTCCGGAGCTGGCTGTACGACACTGCGCGCGGGATTCCGGCAGCCGCGTAG
- a CDS encoding extracellular catalytic domain type 1 short-chain-length polyhydroxyalkanoate depolymerase — MTRIRTLLGMLAGATLIAAAALSAPSPAAAASLVEVTGFGDNPGGMRMHVYVPDSHPAHPAIVVAMHGCGGSGPGFYSGSEFASLADRYGFLVIYPSAQQQAGFGNCFDTWSDAAKRRGGGSDPVSIVSMVTYAEQHYGGDPGRVFATGSSSGGMMTNEMLALYPDVFKAGAAFMGVPFSCFANAADYPPGSSKCTGGSMNRTPQQWGDAVRQAYPGYTGPRPRIQLWHGTADTLVPYSLLQEEIEQWTNVFGLSQTPTSTDTPQSGWNRRRYADASGTVQVEAYSIQGAGHSLPATGMAAYAIAFFGLTGTTPPTTTTPPTTTTTTPTPSASCAVAAAVNAWNSGLTENLTITNTGTAPVDGWSLVFPLPDGQTITSGWNATYSPSSGEVTARAAAYNGTIAPNASVTIGFQATHTGITAAPASFTLNGTACSRT; from the coding sequence ATGACGAGAATCAGGACACTGCTCGGAATGCTCGCCGGCGCCACGCTGATCGCCGCCGCCGCACTGTCGGCGCCATCACCGGCGGCCGCTGCCTCGCTGGTGGAGGTGACCGGCTTCGGCGACAACCCCGGCGGGATGCGGATGCACGTCTACGTGCCGGACTCGCACCCGGCCCACCCCGCGATCGTGGTCGCCATGCACGGGTGCGGCGGCTCGGGCCCCGGCTTCTACTCGGGCAGCGAATTCGCCTCGCTCGCCGACCGGTACGGATTCCTCGTCATCTACCCGAGCGCCCAGCAACAGGCCGGCTTCGGGAACTGCTTCGACACCTGGTCCGACGCGGCCAAGCGGCGCGGCGGCGGCAGCGACCCGGTCTCGATCGTCTCGATGGTCACCTACGCCGAGCAGCACTACGGCGGCGACCCCGGCCGGGTCTTCGCCACCGGATCGTCGTCCGGCGGCATGATGACCAACGAAATGCTCGCGCTCTACCCCGACGTCTTCAAGGCCGGCGCGGCGTTCATGGGCGTGCCGTTCAGCTGTTTCGCGAACGCCGCCGACTACCCACCCGGCAGCAGCAAGTGCACCGGCGGAAGCATGAACCGCACCCCGCAGCAGTGGGGCGACGCGGTCCGGCAGGCCTACCCCGGCTACACCGGTCCCCGCCCGCGGATCCAGCTCTGGCACGGCACCGCCGACACCCTCGTGCCCTATTCCCTGCTGCAGGAGGAGATCGAGCAGTGGACGAATGTGTTCGGGCTGAGCCAGACCCCGACGTCCACCGACACCCCGCAGTCCGGCTGGAACCGCCGCCGCTACGCCGACGCATCCGGCACCGTCCAGGTCGAGGCGTACAGCATCCAGGGAGCCGGCCACAGCCTGCCGGCCACCGGCATGGCCGCGTACGCCATCGCCTTCTTCGGCCTGACCGGTACCACCCCGCCGACCACCACCACACCACCGACCACGACGACCACCACCCCGACGCCGTCGGCGTCGTGCGCGGTCGCGGCCGCGGTGAACGCGTGGAACAGCGGGCTGACCGAGAACCTCACCATCACGAACACCGGCACCGCCCCGGTCGACGGCTGGTCGCTGGTCTTCCCGTTGCCGGACGGCCAGACCATCACCTCCGGCTGGAACGCCACGTACTCGCCATCGTCGGGGGAGGTGACTGCGCGCGCCGCGGCCTACAACGGCACGATCGCGCCGAACGCCTCGGTCACCATCGGCTTCCAGGCCACCCACACCGGGATCACGGCCGCGCCCGCGTCGTTCACCCTCAACGGCACGGCCTGTTCGCGCACCTGA
- a CDS encoding PaaX family transcriptional regulator — MPVVRPEALLLTLFGDHVLDRGTVVSTGGVLGVLGRLGVGEHATRATLGRMGQRGLLRTERRGRQAFIGLTAHGTEVLRDGQRKLEGEVVDRHWDGRWTLLTFSVPESRRADRHALRTRLGWFGFGALRSGLWVSPSAQDVSVALAELDLLDHAEVFRAESFLWTDPARIAGEAWELAGIADGCTRFLRRWRGGASADLDDLSRRVRLGAEWLLLIRRDPVLPPALLPEDWPGVRAAALFGELRHQWARPAGKLAEELLGSIVDG, encoded by the coding sequence ATGCCGGTCGTGCGGCCCGAGGCGCTGCTGCTCACCCTGTTCGGCGACCACGTGCTGGACCGCGGGACGGTCGTGTCGACCGGCGGTGTCCTCGGCGTGCTCGGCCGCCTCGGCGTCGGCGAACACGCGACCAGGGCGACGCTCGGCCGAATGGGGCAGCGTGGCCTGCTCCGCACGGAACGCCGTGGCCGCCAGGCGTTTATCGGGCTGACCGCGCACGGCACCGAGGTGCTGCGCGACGGGCAGCGCAAGCTCGAGGGCGAGGTCGTCGACCGGCACTGGGACGGGCGGTGGACGCTGCTGACGTTCTCGGTGCCGGAGAGCCGCCGCGCGGACCGGCACGCGCTGCGGACCCGGCTGGGCTGGTTCGGTTTCGGGGCGTTGCGCAGCGGCCTCTGGGTTTCGCCGTCGGCGCAGGACGTTTCGGTGGCGCTGGCCGAACTCGATCTCCTCGACCACGCCGAGGTGTTCCGCGCCGAATCATTCCTGTGGACCGACCCCGCGCGCATCGCCGGGGAAGCCTGGGAACTGGCCGGGATCGCCGACGGTTGCACTCGGTTTCTCCGCCGCTGGAGGGGCGGGGCCTCCGCCGACCTCGACGACTTGTCCCGCCGCGTCCGGCTGGGCGCGGAATGGCTGCTCCTGATCCGCCGCGACCCGGTCCTCCCGCCCGCGCTCCTGCCGGAGGACTGGCCTGGAGTCCGTGCCGCGGCGTTGTTCGGTGAGCTGCGCCACCAGTGGGCCCGCCCGGCCGGCAAGCTGGCCGAGGAACTACTCGGGTCCATTGTAGACGGCTGA
- the fabG gene encoding 3-oxoacyl-ACP reductase FabG — protein sequence MTDSPSRVAVVTGAGRGIGAAVAARLADDGFAVALLDLDEAGVKQGAEAIVAKGGKAVGVALDVSDAEQVEAAVTRVADELGPPVVLINNAGITRDNLIFKMTEQEWDSVLDVHLKGSFLMTRAVQKYMTQQKYGRIVNLSSTSALGNRGQVNYSAAKAGMQGFTKTLAIELGKFNVTANAIAPGFIATDMTAATAERLGMGFEEFKAAAATQIPVQRVGTPDDIAHLASFLVSEGAGFISGQVIYAAGGPKD from the coding sequence GTGACCGATTCCCCTTCCCGTGTCGCCGTGGTCACCGGTGCCGGCCGCGGCATCGGTGCCGCCGTCGCCGCACGGCTGGCCGATGACGGCTTCGCCGTCGCGCTGCTCGACCTGGACGAGGCCGGCGTCAAGCAGGGCGCCGAGGCGATCGTCGCGAAGGGCGGCAAGGCCGTCGGCGTCGCGCTCGACGTCAGTGACGCCGAGCAGGTCGAGGCGGCCGTCACCCGCGTCGCCGACGAGCTCGGGCCGCCGGTCGTGCTGATCAACAACGCCGGCATCACCCGCGACAACCTGATCTTCAAGATGACCGAGCAGGAGTGGGACTCCGTCCTCGACGTGCACCTCAAGGGCTCCTTCCTGATGACCCGCGCGGTGCAGAAGTACATGACGCAGCAGAAGTACGGCCGGATCGTCAACCTGTCGAGCACGTCGGCGCTGGGCAACCGCGGCCAGGTCAACTACTCCGCCGCGAAGGCCGGCATGCAGGGCTTCACCAAGACCCTCGCCATCGAACTGGGCAAGTTCAACGTCACCGCCAACGCGATCGCGCCGGGCTTCATCGCCACCGACATGACCGCCGCGACGGCCGAGCGCCTCGGCATGGGCTTCGAGGAGTTCAAGGCCGCGGCCGCGACGCAGATCCCCGTGCAGCGCGTCGGCACGCCCGACGACATCGCCCACCTGGCGTCGTTCCTGGTCAGTGAAGGTGCCGGGTTCATCTCCGGCCAGGTCATCTACGCCGCCGGCGGACCGAAGGACTGA
- a CDS encoding LppA family lipoprotein, which translates to MPTRTSLAALVAAGLLLAAACDDGGQYLGAPTSENTMTNQDQYAELMRRPSIEEMISRYETLREQLRSDLTQQLGVVSWAKQDGSPSRTECVREYPQVRPGDAEKRHLDTWFSPTAIAPADWEKAKSIVSQAAGAQGFTKTKLVIDRSDDLQLDLADSFGAELSFGSTKNTIIALTTGCHMAAEVKKQAGSSSAPTTK; encoded by the coding sequence ATGCCAACCCGAACGTCCCTCGCCGCGCTCGTGGCCGCGGGCCTGCTGCTCGCCGCGGCCTGCGACGACGGCGGACAGTACCTGGGAGCGCCCACGTCGGAGAACACGATGACAAACCAAGACCAGTACGCCGAGCTGATGCGCCGACCGAGCATCGAAGAGATGATCAGCCGCTACGAAACGCTCCGCGAGCAGCTCCGCAGTGACCTGACGCAGCAGCTGGGCGTGGTGTCGTGGGCCAAGCAGGACGGGTCGCCCAGCCGAACCGAGTGCGTGCGAGAGTACCCGCAGGTGCGTCCCGGCGATGCCGAGAAACGGCACCTGGACACGTGGTTCTCGCCGACGGCGATCGCTCCAGCGGACTGGGAGAAGGCGAAGAGCATCGTTTCACAGGCCGCAGGCGCCCAGGGGTTCACGAAGACGAAGCTCGTGATCGACCGGTCGGACGACCTGCAGCTTGATCTAGCCGATTCGTTCGGAGCGGAGCTGTCATTCGGGTCGACGAAAAACACGATCATTGCCCTGACCACAGGCTGTCACATGGCGGCGGAGGTCAAGAAGCAGGCGGGGTCGTCGTCGGCGCCGACCACGAAGTAG